CATGAAGCCCGGTGGGAACATCCACGGCAATGACTGGCCGCCCGGCCCCGTTGATGGCGGTCACGGCGGCCCCAGGAGCGCCGGCGAGAGGACGGTCCAGGCCGGTGCCCAGCAGGGCATCCACCAGGACGTCCGCTTCCTCTAGCGCCGGCACATCCAGGATCCGGGGCCGCACCCCGGCGTCCACCATGGCCTCGAAGGCATGGCGGGCATCACCCCCGATGGCGCTTTCTTCCCCGATCACGGAAACACTGACCGCCCGTCCCGCCTCCCGCGCCAGGCGGGCCACCACGAAGCCGTCGCCACCGTTGTTGCCGGTGCCGCACAGCACCACGATGCGGTGCGCCCGCGGCCAGCGCTCCTGCAACTGGCGCCATACCGCCTCGCCGGCACGGTTCATCAGGGTAATGCCGGGGATGCCCATCTCGTGGATGGCAATGCGATCCAGCTCGCGCACTTCCGCGGCGCGATAAAGGGCCTGGGGCAGGGCGGTCATGGCGCGTATCATAGCGGCTATGGAGACGCCGGAGAAGCCGGGCGGCGAGGCCTGGAACACCCTGGCCGCGGCCATCAAAAGCTGGGGACGGGAGCTGGGCTTTGCCCAGCTCGGCATCAGCGATACCGACCTCAAAGGACACGAGGCCCGCCTGCAGCAATGGCTGGCGGCGGGCCGTCACGGCACCATGGACTACATGGCCCGCCACGGCAGCAAGCGCAGCCGCCCGGCCGAGCTGGTGCCGGGCACGCTGCGGGTGATCAGCGCGCGCATGAATTACTTCCCCCCCACGGGTACTGACCCCTGGGCTGTGTTACACGATGCCGGGCGCGGTTATGTGTCCCGCTACGCCCTGGGGCGGGACTACCACAAGGTGCTGCGCCAGCGCCTGCAAAAACTGGCCGGACGCATTGCCGCCCACGCAGGTGAGTTCGGCTGCCGGGTGTTTGTGGACAGCGCCCCGGTGCTGGAAAAAGCCCTGGCGGAGAAAGCCGGCCTGGGCTGGATCGGCAAGCACACCAACTTGCTGCAGCGGGATTGCGGTTCGTGGTTTTTCCTGGGAGAGATTTACACCGATCTGCCCCTGCCCGTGGACGCGCCCGCCACTGCTCATTGCGGCACATGCCGCGCCTGTCTCGACGCCTGCCCCACGGCGGCCTTTGTGGGCCCCTATCAACTGGACGCGCGCCGCTGCATCGCCTACCTCACCATCGAGCACCACGGCAGCATTCCAGAAGTCTTGCGCCCCCGGCTGGGTAACCGGATCTACGGCTGCGACGACTGCCAGCTGGTATGCCCCTGGAACCGCGCGGCGCCCTCCAGCGCCGAGGCGGATTTCCGCCCCCGCCACGGCCTGGACGCGCCCCGGCTGGTGGAGCTGTTCGGCTGGTCGGAGGAAACGTTTTTGCAAAACACCGCCGGCAGCGCCATTCGCCGCCTCGGTTATGAGCGCTGGCTGCGCAACATCGCCGTGGCCCTGGGCAATGTACCGCCGCCTGATGCCGCCGTGGTGGCGGCGCTCCGCCGGCGGCAGCAGCATCCTTCGGCGCTGGTGCGTGAACACGTGGCCTGGGCCCTGGCCTGCCACGCGCAGGGCCCGGGCGCCGTGGTCCGGGTGCGGGCTCAGGACAGGCGGAAGAACTGCTCGCGGTAGTGGCGCAGTTCGGCGATGGAGTCGCGGATGTCGTCCAGGGCCAAGTGGCTGCTGTCTTTTTTGAAGCCCTCGTAGACCGCCGGCGCCCAGCGGCGGGCCAGTTCCTTGATGGTGCTCACATCGAGGTGACGATAGTGGAAGTAGCGTTCCAGGTCCGGCATCCAGCGCGCCAGGAAACGGCGGTCCTGGCAGATGCTGTTGCCGCAGATGGGGGAGGTGTTGGGAGGCACGTGTTGGGAGATAAAGGCCAGGGTCTGGCGCTCGGCTTCCGCTTCGTTGAGCGTGCTGGCACGGACCCGGTCGATCAAACCGGAGCGGCGGTGCTGGGTCTGGTTCCACTCGTCCATGGCCGCCAGCACCCCGTCGCTTTGGTGGATGGCCAGCACCGGTCCCTCGGCCACGATGTGCAGGTCGCTGTCAGTCACCACAGTGGCGAGTTCGATGATGTAATCGCGAGCCGTGTCCAGGCCCGTCATTTCCAGGTCGATCCAAACCAGGTTATTCGTATCTTGGGCCATCGTAATGGTGCTCCGCGTCCTTCAATGATCCGATGCAATGCCCCTGCTGCGCTTGTGTTGAACAGCCACGGTCAGTTAGTTTAATACGCTCACACCCACCCTGCCATCGAAAGCTGACATGAATGCATTCACCGCCGTGTTCCTTTTGTTTCTGGCCGGCAGCACCGCCGGGCTGTGGTATCTGGCCACGCGCCAGCTGGCCGCCTTGCGCCATCACCGGCACCAGGTTCCCACAGCCTTTCGCAACACCGTCACACTGGAGGACCATCAACGGGCGGCGGACTACAACAGCGCCCAGGTCAGGCTGGAACGCCTGGACCTGCTGTTGGGCGCGGGCTTGTTGCTGCTGTGGACCCTGGGGGGCGGTCTAAACATCATCGACAATGCCTGGCGCGCTTTGGCGTGGGGGCCGGTGGCCACGGGCGTGGGCGTGATCCTCAGCGCTTTCCTGATCATGGGCCTGTTGGATCTGCCCGTGGATCTGTACCGCACTTTCATCATAGAACAGCGCTTCGGTTTCAACCGCGTCACGCCCCGCCTCTATGCGGTCGACACCCTCAAAAAAGCCGCGTTGTCCGTGGCCATCGGCACCCCTGTCGCCGCCGTGATATTGGTGCTCATGGACAGCGCCGGCGCCACGTGGTGGTGGTGGGGCTGGGGCGTGTGGATGAGCTTCGTGGCCTTGATGCTGTGGGCGTATCCGGAATTCATTGCCCCCCTGTTCAATGACTTCAAACCACTGGATGACGAACAACTGCGCACACGCATCACCGGGCTGCTGGAACGCAGCGGCTTCAAAAGCGGTGGCATTTTCGTCATGGACGGCTCCCGGCGTTCCAGCCACGGCAACGCTTATTTCACCGGCTTCGGCGCCAAGAAGCGCATCGTGTTTTTCGACACCCTGCTGGCCTCCCTCAGCCACAAGGAAATCACAGCCGTCCTGGCCCATGAATTGGGTCACTTCAAACACCGGCATGTGCAAAAGCGACTGGCCTGGATGGCACTCGGCAGCCTGGCCGGTTTCGCCCTGCTGGGCTGGGCCTGCGGCGCTGACTGGTTCTTCCGGGGGCTGGGTGTGGAGCGCCCCTCGGCGCACATGGCCTTGTTGCTGTTTCTCCTGATCAGCCCCAGTTTTACCGCTGTGCTGCGACCTTTGAGCAGCCACTGGCAACGCCAACACGAGTTCGAAGCCGATGAATACGCCGCCCGCTGCAGCAACCCGGAGGATTTGATTCGTGCCCTGGTGAAATTGTACGAAGAAAACGCCGCCACGCTGACGCCCGACCCCTGTTATTCCGCGTATCACGATTCCCATCCCCCCGCGCCGCTGCGCATCCGCCGTTTGCAGTCAATGGCTGTCTGAACAACCCAGTGCCGGAAAAACACCCATGACACGCTCCCCCCGCAGCGCCGTGACAGCAGCCCGGCGAGGCACGGTACTGCGCCGCTTTGGCGCCAGCGCCGACATCGAAGACGATGCGGGCCTTTGTCGTCGCGTTCACATACCCAAGAAGCTGGCGCAGCTGGTGTGCGGAGACCGTGTCCTGTGGCAGGAACAAAGCCGGGGCAAAGCCCTCATCACGGCGCTGCTGGCGCGGGAGAATATCCTGGCCCGGCCCGATGAACGCGGCAGGCTGCGTCCCCTGGCTGCCAATGTGGGTCAGCTCATCGTGGTGGTCGCTCCCAGCGCCGCCGGCCCGCCCCTGACGGGGTCGGATGAAGACCTGCTCAACAGTTATCTGGTGGCTGCCGAACTCAGCCACATCCAGGCCTGCATTGTCTTCAACAAGATTGACCGCCTGCGGGAACACGCCCGGCAGGTCATAGACAATTACGCCCTGCGCTATCGCCGTATCGGTTATCCGGCCCTGCTCACCAGCGTGAAAACAAAAACCGGCCTGGACGCGCTGGTCGCCAAGCTGCGCGACCAGCGTTCGGTCTTTGTGGGCCAGTCCGGGGTGGGGAAATCATCGTTGATCAGATGGCTGATGCCCGCACAGGCGGATATCCGCGTGGGCGAACTGGCCGCCACCGGCCGCCACGGCCGTCACACCACCACCGTGGCCTCCCTTTATCACCTGCCCCAGGGGGGCGATATCGTCGACTCCCCCGGCGTGCGGGCCTTCGGATTGTGGCACATCGGGCGGCGGGATCTGGCCC
The sequence above is a segment of the Gammaproteobacteria bacterium genome. Coding sequences within it:
- the queG gene encoding tRNA epoxyqueuosine(34) reductase QueG, whose product is METPEKPGGEAWNTLAAAIKSWGRELGFAQLGISDTDLKGHEARLQQWLAAGRHGTMDYMARHGSKRSRPAELVPGTLRVISARMNYFPPTGTDPWAVLHDAGRGYVSRYALGRDYHKVLRQRLQKLAGRIAAHAGEFGCRVFVDSAPVLEKALAEKAGLGWIGKHTNLLQRDCGSWFFLGEIYTDLPLPVDAPATAHCGTCRACLDACPTAAFVGPYQLDARRCIAYLTIEHHGSIPEVLRPRLGNRIYGCDDCQLVCPWNRAAPSSAEADFRPRHGLDAPRLVELFGWSEETFLQNTAGSAIRRLGYERWLRNIAVALGNVPPPDAAVVAALRRRQQHPSALVREHVAWALACHAQGPGAVVRVRAQDRRKNCSR
- a CDS encoding oligoribonuclease: MAQDTNNLVWIDLEMTGLDTARDYIIELATVVTDSDLHIVAEGPVLAIHQSDGVLAAMDEWNQTQHRRSGLIDRVRASTLNEAEAERQTLAFISQHVPPNTSPICGNSICQDRRFLARWMPDLERYFHYRHLDVSTIKELARRWAPAVYEGFKKDSSHLALDDIRDSIAELRHYREQFFRLS
- a CDS encoding M48 family peptidase, encoding MNAFTAVFLLFLAGSTAGLWYLATRQLAALRHHRHQVPTAFRNTVTLEDHQRAADYNSAQVRLERLDLLLGAGLLLLWTLGGGLNIIDNAWRALAWGPVATGVGVILSAFLIMGLLDLPVDLYRTFIIEQRFGFNRVTPRLYAVDTLKKAALSVAIGTPVAAVILVLMDSAGATWWWWGWGVWMSFVALMLWAYPEFIAPLFNDFKPLDDEQLRTRITGLLERSGFKSGGIFVMDGSRRSSHGNAYFTGFGAKKRIVFFDTLLASLSHKEITAVLAHELGHFKHRHVQKRLAWMALGSLAGFALLGWACGADWFFRGLGVERPSAHMALLLFLLISPSFTAVLRPLSSHWQRQHEFEADEYAARCSNPEDLIRALVKLYEENAATLTPDPCYSAYHDSHPPAPLRIRRLQSMAV
- the rsgA gene encoding ribosome small subunit-dependent GTPase A; the protein is MTRSPRSAVTAARRGTVLRRFGASADIEDDAGLCRRVHIPKKLAQLVCGDRVLWQEQSRGKALITALLARENILARPDERGRLRPLAANVGQLIVVVAPSAAGPPLTGSDEDLLNSYLVAAELSHIQACIVFNKIDRLREHARQVIDNYALRYRRIGYPALLTSVKTKTGLDALVAKLRDQRSVFVGQSGVGKSSLIRWLMPAQADIRVGELAATGRHGRHTTTVASLYHLPQGGDIVDSPGVRAFGLWHIGRRDLARGFVEFARYQNQCRFHNCLHRGEPQCAVLEASRRGDIASARLASYRRLADQLA